CCATCATGCCCCAACCGGCGAGAACAGACACACCCAGGAATGAGCTAATCCTGCAACGCCTGATGAACTGATATCAGTCGTCGCAGCACTGCCCGGAATGGGCCTCTGTGACCCATTGAATGAAACAGGCTTCTGTGACCTATCTGGTCGCGAGACGTGATGGCCTGAACGAAACGAGACTTCAAGACGTCGCTATGTGGCTGTCATAGCACAAATTGCTCTCGAACCCCATGGAGACCAAGTGCCTCAAAGGCGCTGACAATATGCACCCACTGACCACGTACAGGCGCCGGACTGACACCACCGAAACGCTGGCGGGTTTCGCTGTCAACCCGACAATTGTTCGTTTAGAGGAGCATTATCAGAAACCCTTGAGGTGCACGACCTCTGAAAGTGAGCGGCGCGGGCTGCGGAACCTGTTTCCAGGATTGTTTGGGTCATTGGAGCCGAGCGCTATCCCAATGATGATTGACAGATCGTCAGGGATTTCCAAATGAGCCCGGATCAGATCGGGATAGGCCACCAGCATAACCGCCACTGCCGTATCCAGGCCATTGTCTCTGGCTGCCAGCATGATGCTCTGAGACAACGACCCGAGATCGAATACCGACCACGGAGTGAGGGCGCGATTCATGCATAGATAAATCACGACCGGAGCACCGAAGAATTTGTGGTTGGCCTGCATCATGGTCTTTCGCCCAGCACTGTCATCACGGGCAATCCCAAGGAGTTGCGAACGTCTGTCCATTAGATCCTCTGTACGCTTTTGCAAGGCAAGAGGCCATGATTGTGGGCGAGGAAGGTCCGGATGGCCTGCCGCTTGTTCTTGGAGATTCTTCAAATACGCTTGGCGCAATCGTTCCAGCACCTCACCGCTGGCAACGTAGATTTCCCAAGGCTGCGTGTTGGCCCACGAAGGGGCTCGCGTGGCGGCTTCGAGAATCTTCAGCACCGTCTCTTTGCTTACTGGGTCAGGTTTGAAAGCTCGGCAGCAGTATCGGGAATTGAGCGCATCAATAGTATTCATAGATAACCTCCCAATCGGCTTGATTCATTATGGCTGAGCTTTGGCGCTATTTTACTTCTCCTCCTGAAGAAGTGTCATCCTTTGTTGTGGCATTTGCTGACTTGTCCTTTAGCAAAGCTATGCCGAGAAGACCTATGGGGCTAAGCAGACCCCATAACACAAAAAGCCAATGTCTATTCTTCATGGATGTCCAGAGATAACAGCCCCACAATGTCAGACAGATACCCAGAAATCCTAGTAAGGGCAAAGCCCGGTAGTTTGTGTTGGCATAGTGCATATAGTAATACGACAGATATGTTACGACAAGCCCAAGCATTATCGAAACTGTTCTTAACAGAGCCTGACCTTTGTTAGTTGTCATCTTTCTCCGAGTGCGTTTCCGCCGATAAGGCCGATATGTCAGGGTGCAAGCACCACGTGACGGAAATCCTCTGGCATATTCTACCTCGTGTATATATGGTCGGCAAGGATGGGGCAGTTTGAAGGGGGGTGAAGCTATGCAGGCGCACTGCATGCCAGTAGTTCCAACCCTTGAGGTGCTACAATGATCGGGAACTGCCTGATATTGTCAAAGATGCCGTGGAGTGAGGAAGAATGAATAGGTCAAAGGTGGCCCTGGTAAGATGCGATACATACGATCAAAAGGCTGTGTATGAGGCTGTCCAGAAAGGATTGAACCTTATTGGGGGAGTCTCCAGCCTCGTGAAATCCGGCGAGAGAATCGTGATGAAACCGAACGTCCTCTATGGCACTAATCCTGAGAAGGGCGTATCAACGCATCCCTCAGTTTTGAGGGCGGTCGGGATGCTGCTCCAGGAAGCGGGCGCGAGCGTTTTCTACGGTGATTCTCCCAGTTTCGGAAGAGCTGAGAGCCACATGAAAAGAGCTGGCTTGAAGCAGGTTGCTGATGAGCTGGCAATCCAATTGGCCGATTTTGATAAAGGGAGGACTGTCAGCCACAAGGGTTCACTCTTGATTAAGAGCTTCGTGATTGCCAATGGAGTGTTGGACTCAGATGGCCTGGTCAATCTACCGAAGCTGAAGACTCACCCGCTCGTTCGATTCACGGGCGCTGTCAAGAACCAATTTGGATGTGTCCCCGGCCTTCTTAAGAGCCAATATCATGTGAAGTTGCCCGACCCATACGACTTCGCCACCATGCTGGTCGATTTGAATACGCTCGTAAGATCGCGTTTCTGCGTCATGGATGGCATTGTGGCCATGGAGGGGAATGGACCGAGAAGCGGGAAACTAAGAGAACTCAACGTCCTGTTGTTTTCCAGCGATCCAATAGCCCTGGATGCCATAGCTTGCAGAATCATGAACCTTGATCCAGAAGTCGTGCCAACATCAAAGTTGGGCGAAAAAGCGGGATTGGGAACCTACCACAGCGACAACATAGAACTTGTCGGCGAGAGGATAGATTCTTTCACGTGTGATGATTTCGATGTCATTCAGACTCCTCCCGACCACTGCAATAGAGGCAGGGTGAGAACCTTCATCAAGAACCGGCTGTGCGAAAGGCC
The sequence above is a segment of the Chloroflexota bacterium genome. Coding sequences within it:
- a CDS encoding nitroreductase, whose translation is MNTIDALNSRYCCRAFKPDPVSKETVLKILEAATRAPSWANTQPWEIYVASGEVLERLRQAYLKNLQEQAAGHPDLPRPQSWPLALQKRTEDLMDRRSQLLGIARDDSAGRKTMMQANHKFFGAPVVIYLCMNRALTPWSVFDLGSLSQSIMLAARDNGLDTAVAVMLVAYPDLIRAHLEIPDDLSIIIGIALGSNDPNNPGNRFRSPRRSLSEVVHLKGF
- a CDS encoding DUF362 domain-containing protein, with the translated sequence MNRSKVALVRCDTYDQKAVYEAVQKGLNLIGGVSSLVKSGERIVMKPNVLYGTNPEKGVSTHPSVLRAVGMLLQEAGASVFYGDSPSFGRAESHMKRAGLKQVADELAIQLADFDKGRTVSHKGSLLIKSFVIANGVLDSDGLVNLPKLKTHPLVRFTGAVKNQFGCVPGLLKSQYHVKLPDPYDFATMLVDLNTLVRSRFCVMDGIVAMEGNGPRSGKLRELNVLLFSSDPIALDAIACRIMNLDPEVVPTSKLGEKAGLGTYHSDNIELVGERIDSFTCDDFDVIQTPPDHCNRGRVRTFIKNRLCERPAINRVRCTNCGTCVKMCPVEPKAVDWRKGDKTKLPTHRYDRCIRCYCCQEACPEGAVFVENTLLGRTLFRV